From Cyanobacteria bacterium QS_8_64_29:
TGACGACCTGATGGCGCAAGTGCAAGTTGCGATTGAGCCGCTCGCGGCGCAAATCCAGATAGCGATACTGCAGCCGCAAGGTCTCGCGTGCCGTTTCGGTTTCGGTGGCCGAGACCTGCAGCGGGAGCTGCTTGCCCACACTGTTGAGGAGCTCGATGCGATCGGCATAGACCTCCACTTCGCCGGTGGCGAGCTTGGGATTGACTGACTCGGACGGACGTTGGCTGACGCGCCCGGCAACGCGCACGACGTATTCGTTGCGCAGCCCATCCGCCGGTTCGTAGGACTCGGGCGTCCGCTCCGGATCGCTAACGACCTGCACGATGCCGCTGCGATCGCGCAGGTCTAAAAAGATCACGCCCCCGTGGTCGCGGCGGCGATCGACCCAGCCGCAGAGCGTTACGGTCTCGCCAGCTTGAGCAGCGCGCAGCTCGCCGCAGTAGTGCGTTCGCATAAACCTCGAGTGTCAGAGCTTGCTAGCCACCGGCAGCCGCCCATTATCCAGCATTAGCCCCGCCGGTTGCAGCGGCCCCCGACGCAAAAAACCGGGTGCGCCAGCACCCGGATCCAAAAGTTTAGCTAGCAGGGCGAACGATGGGATTCGAACCCACGAATAGTGGAACCACAATCCACCGCCTTAACCGCTTGGCGACGTTCGCCGCGCATCTAGGCTACTATAGCACCTCAATTGGGAGCGTGGGGTCGTAGGAGGGGACAGGGCATGCGGATGGTGCCGCTCGCATTGCCGGCTGCGGGCTTGGCTGCGCTGGCCGCAGCAATGGCCGCCACCAACCCGGATCGGGTGGCCTACGAACGCTACGCCACCCAGCGCCTGTCGCGCTACCTCAAAACTGACCTTTGCCCGCAAGCCTCGGCGGCGGGCGGCAAGAGGTGGCCGGCGTGGTTGCAGCGCCAGTGCGATCGCGCCGTCGAGTCCGGCCAGCCCCAAATCCGCCGCGCCATCGCCCAGGCCACCGAGTGCCAAGACTGGGTGCTGTTCAGCATTTACCGGACCGAGCTCTCGGCTTCCCCCATCGGGCCAGCCTATCGGGTCGCCACCGTGGGCGCGTTCCAACAGTTCGTCACCTACCGAGTGCAGCGGCCTTAGCCCCAATAGCCCCCTACTCGAGCTGGGCGAACAGATCGGCCAAGACCGCATTGGAGACCAAAAACCCTTCAGGGTCGCTCAGGCGCAACCGCCCTTGAGCTGGCACCGGCTGGCCGTTCTCGAGGGCAACGGCTCGGCCGCTGGCATCGAGCGCCTCGATCCAACCGCGCTGGTTGTGGTGCTGCAGGATGGGCTCAATTCGGTGCAGCGCGGGCGAGCTGCAGTGCTGGCGCAGCCAACGCAGGCGGATGCCTTCGCGCAGGCGCAGCCCCAACATTAAGCCCTCGAGCAGGTCATCGGCCTCGGGGGCCGACGCTCGCGATGGTTGCCAACCGTGGCGCTGCAACTGCCAGACCCAGGCGTAGTAGCGGCGCCGCGTGACCGGTCGCGTCAGCCGTTGCCCGCCCACGCGATCGCTGGCCCCCATACCTAGACCGTAGAAAGGCCGGTTCTCCCAATACTGGCGATTGTGGCGGCACTGGTAGCCGGGCAGGGCATAGTTGGCGATTTCGTAGTGGGTATAGCCTGCTGCAGTGAGCGTGCGCTGCGCCTGGCGATACATTTGGGCGGCCGCGTCCTCACTCGGTAGCGGCGGCCGGTTGGGAGACAGCTGGCGCCCGAAGGGGGTCTCGGGCTCGAGCGTTAGGCCGTAACAGGAAAGGTGCGTCGGGCCCAGGCGCACGGCCTCAGTTAGCGACGCTTGCCACTGGGTCTGGCTTTGGTGGGGCAGGCCGAAGATCAAATCCAGGCTGAGGTTAGAGAAGCCGGCACGCTGGATGCAATCGAGGGCCGCATACGTATCGGCAAGCGAATGCGCCCGCCCGCAGACAGCGAGCAGCTCGCCCTGAAAGGCCTGGACGCCCAAGCTCAGGCGGTTGACCCCGGCTGCCCCATAGCCGCGCAGGCGCTCGGTGTTGAAGGTGCCCGGATCCACCTCCATCGAGATCTCAGCATCGGCCGCTAGGCCAAAGCGGCGATCGAGGCGCGTTAGGAGGTCGCCCACCTGCTGAGGCGATAGCAACGAAGGGGTTCCACCCCCCAAAAAAACGGTCTCCAGCGGCACGCCTGAAGGCGGTGTTGCCGCGATTTCTTGGCCCAGAACCGCAACGTAGTGCGCCAGGGTATGGCGCGCGCCGTTGAGGGGGCGATCACCGACCACCGAAACGGGAAAATCGCAATAGTAGCAGCGGCGGTGGCAGAACGGAACGTGCAGGTAAGCTGCGCGGATGAACTCGCCCTGTCCCCGTTCGCAATGCTGGCTCTGGTGCGAGCGAAAACGGCTCGCTATGTCAGTTGCCATGCCCGGGCAGTGGGAAGCAACGGCTAAGCCTCATTCGCAATTGCTGGCTGCCGATATAATTGATAAACAATACCGCTACGCTCGTGCAGCCAGAATCGCCATGATTGATGCCATTATTATTATTGTTTTTATCTTAGCAGGGGCGGGCCTGGGCTTCGACAGCGTAGCGCTTTTGCCGGAGCGGGTGCTGGAGCCGGTAACGGATGTAGGCGGACTGCGATGGGTGGTTGCCGGCTTTGGCGCGTTGGTAGGGGGCGCCTCAGGCTTGGGCGCTCAGGCTGTCTATCGGCGCTTGGAAGCCCAAGCGCGCAATACCCCTGTTGCCGTCATTCTGACCCGCTCGGCGGGACTGGCCTTGGGGTTGCTGTTGGCCAATTTAATGTTATTGCCGCTGTTTTTGCTGCCCATACCGGCTGAGCTGGGGTTGCTCAAGCCGTTTTTGGCAATTGTGGGTAGTTTGATTTTTGCGGTTTTGGGGGTGAGTTTGGCCGATACGCACGGCCGGACGTTTTTGCGCTCGATCGATTCCAACAGTGTCAAATCGATTTTGGTGGCCGAGGGAACGCTCAAACCGGCCTCAACCAAAGTCCTGGACACGAGCTGCATTATCGACGGCCGCATTGAAGAGTTGCTCGAGACCGGTTTTATTGAGGGGCAGATCCTCGTTCCGCCTTTTGTGCTCGACGAGCTGCAGCGATTGGCCGATGCACCCAACGACAGCAAGCGCGCGCGCGGACGCCGCGGCTTGGACATTCTCAAGCGGATGCGCGAGAACCACGCGGATCGGATTGCCATCCATATCTCGGACTACCAGGAGGTGCCCGCAGTCGATGCCAAGCTGGTGCGCTTTGCCCAGGAAATTGATGGCACGCTGCTAACGACCGACTACAATCTCAACAAGGTGGCCGACTTACAGCAAGTCCCCGTCCTGAACGTCAATGACTTGGCCCAAGCCCTGCGTCCAATCTACGTGCCCGGCGACACGCTAGAGCTCAAAATTCTGAAAGAAGGGAAAGAACCAGAACAAGGTGTCGGTTACCTCGAGGATGGCACGATGGTGGTCGTCGAAGACGCGCAAGCCTACGTCGGTGGCGAGCTGCCCGTCGTGGTCACCTCGGCGCTGCAAACCTCAGCCGGCCGCATGATTTTTGCCAAACCCAAGGCCTCAGTGGCCGCTTGATGGCGCGATTGCCAGCCATTGGGGCGCCGTAGTAATGTGGCTGCCGGCGCTAGTTTTGCCGCGGCAGGTAGCGGCTGTATGCCCGATGCCCCCAAGGCCAAGCTGCCAGTACCGCTGGCCGATCGCATTCCTAGCGGTCGAATGCCACTTTTGGCGCTACTGCTGGCAGCTGCCTGCTTGACTAGCCTAACCGGCAGCGCTTTTGCCCCCGTTTTTCCCGATGCCGTTGCAGGGCTCGAGCTCGATCCGCGCTGGGCAGGCATGCTCGTTAGTATGCCCAAGCTAACCCTAGCTTTGGCAGCACCGCTGCTAGGAGCCTTGGCAGCTCGCATCGGCCAGTTTCGCGTCCTGGTGGCATCGCTAGTTAGCTTTGCCGTGTTTGGCATGGCGGGTGCCCTCGCCCAAACGTTTGGAACGCTTGCGATGGCGCGTGGCCTGGTTGGAGCGGCTAGTGGTGGCATTTCGGCAGCCGGGCTGGGAGTGGTCGGACGCTGGTTCTCGGGCACAACGCGATCGCGGCTGATCGGCTATACGGCCAGTGCCATTGCTGCTACGAGCATCCTGTTTCCGCTGCTAGCAGGATGGTTGGGCTCGTTCCACTGGCGCTATGCCTTCGGCCTCTATGGTTTGGCTTTGCCCGTTGCTTTTGCCCTCGCCATAGCAGCTCGCTCGCCAGCCAATGCCTCGGCCGCCCGCGGAGAAGCAATCCAAATCCGCCACCTGCTGGGTGCCTTGCGAGCACCTGGTGTTTTGTCCGTGCTAGTGGCGCTGTTTGGGGCTTCGGCCGTTTTCTACACCGCAATTGTCTATGCTCCCCTTTACTTTCAAGCGGCGATTGGTGCCGATGCCATGCTCAACGGCACGATTTTGGCTGCACGGGCTGTGGGAGCTGCCCTTATATCGGCGGTCGGGGCAGCTCGGATGGTACGGCAGTTCGGTACGAGTGCAACGCTAAGTACCGGTTGGGGGCTAATGGCACTCACCCTAGCTATCATTCCGTTGCTGGCAACCCCGCAGGTGGCGCTGTTGGCAGCGTTCGGGTTTGGCATCGGATTTGGCCTGATCGTGCCCAATCTCTACGACATGCTTGCCGAGCGCATCGCCTGGGAGCAGCGTGCCACCTTGCTGTCGTTAGCCCCCGGCCTTGCCGCACTAGGCCAATTTGGCTCGCCGCTGATATTCGGCCCAGTCTGGCAATCCGGCGGCGAGCGGGTTTTTTTTTCGCTGCCGCCGTGGCGCTCGCCCTGGGCGTACTGCAACTGGTGGGGGATAAAGCCACGTTGCAGCGCTAGCAAGGGTGCGAACTTGATGGAGGCGCCAGCCCCATGAACGGTGCATTTCAAGTGGCTGCCAGCATGCTAGTTCGTTGGGTGACTGCCCGGTTTAAGGATAAAACCCGGCGGACGGGTGCCGTGCAGCGAGCATTTTTGCTGAAGTTACTTCGGCAGCAGCAAAATACCGCTTTCGGTCGCCAGCATGGCCTGGACCGGATTCGGACAGTCGAGCAATTTCGAGCGCGCCTTCCCATTCGGAGCTACGACTACTATCGCCCGTACGCCGAACGCGTTGCTCGGGGGGAGCCGAACGTCCTAACGGCTGCGCCCGTTGATTGTTTGAATATCTCTAGCGGCTCGACAGGCCGGCAGAAGTTCATTCCCGTAACGCCGCAAGCCCGTAGGGCTCGAGGCAAGGCGCATTTAACAGGGATTTGCTTTGGCATTTTGGCTGCCCAGCAGCAGCAACGCTCCATCGGCCAAGTCTTAATGCCCGGCCCCATTCAATTAGCAGGCCATACAGCAGCGGGGATTCCCTATGCTCCTGTCAGCGTAGGCGATCTGCGATCTAAGAACTGGCTGTCTCGCCAGCTGTTTGCCCACCCCTACGAGGCATTGCAGCCCAGTAACAGCTTGGCACGCCATTACGCTTGCCTGCTGTTTGCCCTTAAAAACCGGAACACGCGCATCATTGCTGCTACATTTCCAGTCCTGGCACTGCGAATATGCCAGTATTTGGAGGACTACGCCGAATCGTTAATTGCCGATCTGGCACGCGGCACGATTGCTGCTTGGGTGCCGCTAGAAGCTGGATTGCGCAAACGATTGGAGCGCAGGCTGTCGCCGGCTCCCCAGCGCGCTCAGCAATTGCAGCAGGTCGTAGAGCGTAACGGTCGCTTGACGCCCATTGCAGCTTGGCCGAATCTAGCCTTTGTTGTAACGGCACGCGGTGGGACCTCTGACTTTTACCTACAGAAATTTACTCAGTACTTTGGTGATACGCCAGTTTTTGGTGGCATCTATTCCTCAAATGAAGCTGTATTTGGCATCTGCTCTAATTTTGATGACGACAGTGCTATTTTGGCCATAGAAAGCGGTTTTTACGAGTTTGTTCCACCCCAGGAGTGGAACAAACAACAACCAGAAACATTACTGGCCGAGCAAGTCATAATTGGCGAGCAATACCGGATTTTAGTTACTAATTATAATGGCTTCTACCGTTATGATATTGGCGATATTGTGGAAGTCGTTGGTTTTTATGGTAATGCACCCACTATTGTATTTCGCTACCGCTGGGGAGGTACGCTGTCATCAACTACTGAAAAAACCACTGAAACCCACGTAGTACGTACCATACAGCGGCTACAGCGCGAATTCAACCTAACGTTGGAAAACTTTTGCATTACGCTTGCTGAGCATCAGATTCCACCTCCGTATATTCTAAATATAGAGCTAGCTTCCGGAGCCTCTCTCGATAATCCACAAGCGTTTCTACAGCGGTTTGATAGCGAACTAAAAGCCATTCACGATTTCTACGCAATCAAGCGCCAAAGCCAAATTCCGCCCCCCCAACTGCGGATTCTCGCTCCAGGTAGTTTTGCTCAAGTCCGCGAACGGATGTATCAAAATGGTATTCCAGAAAATCACGTAAAAGTGCCACACATAAGTGAGGATAGTAACCTTTTAGCTGATCTACAAATCAAACAAGAGTATGCTTTTGCGAGTAGCTAGAAAAGTCAAGTAGGTAGGGAACCGATCTTCTATGGCTAAAGACTGGATTAAAACGCTCGTTGATACGCCTCTTATCAAGCACCTTGAAAGATCGGTCCCCAAACATTCACGTATAGGGGATTCGCGCTTTTTTGGTACCGACCAGTTTCCGTGGGCCAAACGCTTAGAAGCTAATTGGCAGCTCATCCGTCAAGAACTCGATGGAGTGCTGGAGCGCGTAGGCGAACTCCCCAACTTCCAGCAAATCATGCCGCGCCAGGGCCGCATCAGTCAGGATGATGGCTGGAAAACCTACTACTTTTATGCCTTTGGCTTTGTCGCGCGCAAAAACTGCGAGCGCTGCCCGCAGACCTGGCAGCTTATCAAGGATATTCCCGGGTTGAAGGTTGCCTTCTTTTCCATCCTCAGTCCCGGCAAGCAAATCCCGGAACACTGCGGCAAGCATAAAGGCATCATTCGCTATCACCTAGGCTTGCGGGTTCCCCATCCCCAAACCGCTTGCGGCATTCGCGTTGGTGACGAGACAGTCCACTGGATAGAAGGTAAGAGCCTTATATTCGATGACACTTTCCCACATGCTGCCTGGAACAATACATCTGGGTATCGCGCTGTTTTGTTTCTAGATGTTGCTCGCCCGCTTCGCTTTCCGCTCTCGCTAACTAACTGGGCATCTTTTCAAATTCTAGCTTTCTCTCCATTAGCGCGAGAGGCCAAGGCCAACCATCGCCAATGGGAGAAACGCTTCGAGAGCACCGACAAGGAATAAAATTTTAACTATTAGACTACCACCACTTTAGTTGAAAGTGGCCCTTTTGCGATTGAGATAGCTCTCGTTCGGTCAGCCACTCAACAGGTTTGTAAGTCCCAAACAAATGGTCCCACCAGTCAACAGCTAAGCCGAAATTATGATGCCACATATTATATTTATGATGAACGTAGTGAACGGGCATTTCCATCCAGAAGCATTTGGTAGGATTTTCGTGCTGGAGCTGGTGAGCGTAAGCTGAAAAAATCGCATAGCTTAGGCTGCCAGCCAGCCATCCTAGACCAGCACTCCAGGACAGCAATAGTGGTAATAGCATGGCAGCAAAGCCACCTCGAACGTAGTCACCGAATTCCCATAAAACGCCCTGCCCCTCATTGCGGCGATGGTGGTCGCGGTGGCGCTCCCCAATGCGATGGTTAACATGCATTAAACGATGGAGCCAGTACTCGACCAAGCTTGCAACAATAAAAGCTGCAGTGAAGCAGGCGATTGCAATTGCCAACGAATTCAGCGCAATCATATTAATTCCCAGCGATTTGTCCTATTATTGTATTATATTAACTAAACTCAGTACCTGCTTGATGACTGGGCAGTTCCAGCCACCTTGGGAAGCTGCTTGAGCGAACGGATCGGGTCGGTTTTCAATAGAACTCCACTTTTGCTTGGGGCGGCATCCTGATTGTGCCATTTATGAGCCAACACTACCAGCTCAAATGTTCCGTTTGTGGCTATACATTTGCAGACGATGGCATATCGCTAGCATGCCCTAGGG
This genomic window contains:
- a CDS encoding coproporphyrinogen III oxidase (catalyzes the oxygen-independent formation of protoporphyrinogen-IX from coproporphyrinogen-III), whose amino-acid sequence is MATDIASRFRSHQSQHCERGQGEFIRAAYLHVPFCHRRCYYCDFPVSVVGDRPLNGARHTLAHYVAVLGQEIAATPPSGVPLETVFLGGGTPSLLSPQQVGDLLTRLDRRFGLAADAEISMEVDPGTFNTERLRGYGAAGVNRLSLGVQAFQGELLAVCGRAHSLADTYAALDCIQRAGFSNLSLDLIFGLPHQSQTQWQASLTEAVRLGPTHLSCYGLTLEPETPFGRQLSPNRPPLPSEDAAAQMYRQAQRTLTAAGYTHYEIANYALPGYQCRHNRQYWENRPFYGLGMGASDRVGGQRLTRPVTRRRYYAWVWQLQRHGWQPSRASAPEADDLLEGLMLGLRLREGIRLRWLRQHCSSPALHRIEPILQHHNQRGWIEALDASGRAVALENGQPVPAQGRLRLSDPEGFLVSNAVLADLFAQLE
- a CDS encoding MFS transporter → MPDAPKAKLPVPLADRIPSGRMPLLALLLAAACLTSLTGSAFAPVFPDAVAGLELDPRWAGMLVSMPKLTLALAAPLLGALAARIGQFRVLVASLVSFAVFGMAGALAQTFGTLAMARGLVGAASGGISAAGLGVVGRWFSGTTRSRLIGYTASAIAATSILFPLLAGWLGSFHWRYAFGLYGLALPVAFALAIAARSPANASAARGEAIQIRHLLGALRAPGVLSVLVALFGASAVFYTAIVYAPLYFQAAIGADAMLNGTILAARAVGAALISAVGAARMVRQFGTSATLSTGWGLMALTLAIIPLLATPQVALLAAFGFGIGFGLIVPNLYDMLAERIAWEQRATLLSLAPGLAALGQFGSPLIFGPVWQSGGERVFFSLPPWRSPWAYCNWWGIKPRCSASKGANLMEAPAP
- a CDS encoding GH3 auxin-responsive promoter; its protein translation is MNGAFQVAASMLVRWVTARFKDKTRRTGAVQRAFLLKLLRQQQNTAFGRQHGLDRIRTVEQFRARLPIRSYDYYRPYAERVARGEPNVLTAAPVDCLNISSGSTGRQKFIPVTPQARRARGKAHLTGICFGILAAQQQQRSIGQVLMPGPIQLAGHTAAGIPYAPVSVGDLRSKNWLSRQLFAHPYEALQPSNSLARHYACLLFALKNRNTRIIAATFPVLALRICQYLEDYAESLIADLARGTIAAWVPLEAGLRKRLERRLSPAPQRAQQLQQVVERNGRLTPIAAWPNLAFVVTARGGTSDFYLQKFTQYFGDTPVFGGIYSSNEAVFGICSNFDDDSAILAIESGFYEFVPPQEWNKQQPETLLAEQVIIGEQYRILVTNYNGFYRYDIGDIVEVVGFYGNAPTIVFRYRWGGTLSSTTEKTTETHVVRTIQRLQREFNLTLENFCITLAEHQIPPPYILNIELASGASLDNPQAFLQRFDSELKAIHDFYAIKRQSQIPPPQLRILAPGSFAQVRERMYQNGIPENHVKVPHISEDSNLLADLQIKQEYAFASS
- a CDS encoding aspartyl beta-hydroxylase, yielding MAKDWIKTLVDTPLIKHLERSVPKHSRIGDSRFFGTDQFPWAKRLEANWQLIRQELDGVLERVGELPNFQQIMPRQGRISQDDGWKTYYFYAFGFVARKNCERCPQTWQLIKDIPGLKVAFFSILSPGKQIPEHCGKHKGIIRYHLGLRVPHPQTACGIRVGDETVHWIEGKSLIFDDTFPHAAWNNTSGYRAVLFLDVARPLRFPLSLTNWASFQILAFSPLAREAKANHRQWEKRFESTDKE
- a CDS encoding fatty acid hydroxylase; its protein translation is MIALNSLAIAIACFTAAFIVASLVEYWLHRLMHVNHRIGERHRDHHRRNEGQGVLWEFGDYVRGGFAAMLLPLLLSWSAGLGWLAGSLSYAIFSAYAHQLQHENPTKCFWMEMPVHYVHHKYNMWHHNFGLAVDWWDHLFGTYKPVEWLTERELSQSQKGHFQLKWW